One Vicinamibacteria bacterium genomic window carries:
- a CDS encoding CDP-alcohol phosphatidyltransferase family protein, whose product MSTAFLAFLATLALGVVSMGVYALRGPRTDADQQGKGGQLFLGAGDFLLHWFMWALTPLTTLSLRLGLTPDFYNYLGLALGAASGVAIALGRLELGGLAIALGGVADILDGRIARLTGVASDFGDFVDSTFDRFVEVFAFLGFVIYLRGSAWGPFLAAAAMGGSLIVSYARARGEVLGVLCTGGLMQRGERLVLTCLVCFLDPTLTTWFRLPPGTVVVWMLALMTLATFLTAVHRTIWIGARLR is encoded by the coding sequence GTGTCGACCGCCTTTCTCGCCTTCCTCGCGACCCTCGCCCTGGGAGTTGTCTCGATGGGCGTCTATGCCCTGCGCGGGCCCCGGACCGACGCTGACCAGCAGGGCAAGGGAGGGCAGCTCTTCCTGGGGGCGGGCGACTTCCTCCTCCACTGGTTCATGTGGGCCCTAACCCCGCTCACCACCCTCTCTCTGCGCTTGGGCCTCACCCCGGACTTCTACAACTACTTGGGTCTGGCCCTGGGAGCGGCCAGCGGCGTGGCTATCGCCCTCGGCCGCCTCGAGCTGGGGGGCTTGGCCATCGCCCTGGGGGGGGTGGCGGATATCCTGGACGGGCGCATCGCTCGCCTGACCGGCGTGGCCTCAGACTTTGGTGACTTCGTCGACAGCACATTCGACCGCTTCGTGGAGGTGTTCGCCTTCCTCGGGTTCGTGATCTACCTTCGGGGAAGCGCTTGGGGGCCCTTCCTGGCCGCGGCCGCCATGGGCGGTTCGCTGATCGTCAGCTACGCCCGGGCTCGGGGCGAGGTCCTGGGGGTCCTCTGCACCGGGGGCCTGATGCAGCGGGGAGAGCGACTCGTGCTCACGTGCCTCGTCTGCTTCCTCGACCCCACCCTCACCACCTGGTTCCGACTGCCCCCGGGGACGGTGGTGGTGTGGATGCTGGCCCTCATGACCCTGGCTACGTTCTTGACCGCCGTCCACCGGACGATCTGGATCGGCGCGCGTCTTCGTTAG